The genomic interval ACCACCCCTAATCGCTTTACTGGCCAAAGACAGGGACCTGCGGGACAAAACTTTACTCCACCTGTTCAGAATGATGATACACCCAGGGGAATGTTTAACCTGGAGCTATCAACAGAACAGCAAGCTGAGATGAGAGAAATGATGTTAAGTTTTCAGAAAGAAACTTTAGAGCTTAGAAATCAAATTCAGTTGAAACAACTGGAGATGAGGGAATTAAAGCTGGAAGACCCGATAAATATTGAACAGATTAGAACTAAATTAGAAGAAATATCTAAATTACAGGTAGAAGTTAGAATGAAGGCTATTGAAAGACAGACTAAATTCAAAGAATTACTAACCCCTGAACAATTGGAGAACTGTGCTGCAGGATTCCAAATGCAAGGATTTAACATGGGAAATATGGGTAATGCCAGTATGAATAAAGGTTTTAACCCAGGATCTAACCATCAGTCTGTTTGCGATGACTGTGATATGGTAAACAGGGGTAACCGTGGGAATCGCTGGTAATTTGTAAGTACATTGTTAATGAATATAATTTACAATAAGGGAGAAGAGTAAACTCTTCTCCCTTTAATTGTTCTATATAAATTTCTTATTTTATAGATGAATATACAAAGAAATATATTCAAAATAGAATTAATATAACTTTTATTCTTTTTTGCACTTATAAAATTGCAAAAGTAAATAATGAATTATGATCCCTGCTAAAAAACCGAAAAACATATTACTAGCCAGGGCAATGATAATGGTTACTGCCATAGGTATCATGTCTTTGCCTGGCTTCACATCTTTGATAAACTTGGTAAGTTCTATCCCTATCA from Atribacterota bacterium carries:
- a CDS encoding Spy/CpxP family protein refolding chaperone, yielding MNNKKILVVLLIAALTLTMVSISSFAYAPKQGNFSGCATTPNRFTGQRQGPAGQNFTPPVQNDDTPRGMFNLELSTEQQAEMREMMLSFQKETLELRNQIQLKQLEMRELKLEDPINIEQIRTKLEEISKLQVEVRMKAIERQTKFKELLTPEQLENCAAGFQMQGFNMGNMGNASMNKGFNPGSNHQSVCDDCDMVNRGNRGNRW